The following proteins are co-located in the Desulfoscipio sp. XC116 genome:
- a CDS encoding AAA family ATPase — protein sequence MSKVITLANQKGGTGKTTTTVNLGIGLAMQGKKVLLVDADAQGNLTDSLGFHEPDNLSVSLATVLTKNMLEESYEPDEGLLHHAEGVDLMPGNIELSAIEVSLVNTMSRETVLRSYINTVKDRYDYVLIDCMPSLGMMTINALAAADSVIIPVQAHYLPAKGMTQLLQTIAKVRRQINPKLTIDGVLVTMMDNRTNFAKDISFILRRDYGDKLRIFQTEIPLSIRAAETSAKGKSIYAHDPHGLAAKAYEAFTKEVRDIGEKRRAKQHKAGLSR from the coding sequence GTGTCAAAAGTAATCACCCTTGCCAACCAGAAGGGCGGCACGGGCAAAACGACCACAACGGTCAATCTGGGTATCGGCCTTGCTATGCAGGGTAAAAAGGTTCTTTTAGTGGACGCGGACGCGCAAGGCAACCTAACGGATTCGTTAGGCTTCCATGAGCCGGACAATCTATCTGTTTCATTGGCTACCGTTTTAACCAAAAACATGTTGGAAGAATCATATGAGCCTGACGAGGGACTCCTTCACCATGCGGAAGGCGTTGATCTCATGCCGGGCAACATTGAGTTGTCGGCCATTGAAGTTTCCCTCGTCAACACCATGAGCCGGGAAACGGTACTGCGCAGCTACATCAACACTGTCAAAGACAGGTATGATTATGTGCTGATCGACTGTATGCCCTCCTTGGGTATGATGACCATCAACGCCCTTGCCGCCGCAGACAGCGTAATTATTCCGGTTCAGGCCCATTATCTTCCCGCCAAGGGAATGACGCAGCTTTTGCAGACCATAGCCAAGGTAAGGCGGCAAATCAATCCGAAGCTGACCATTGACGGCGTTCTGGTGACAATGATGGATAACCGCACCAACTTTGCCAAGGATATTTCCTTTATCCTGCGCCGCGACTACGGCGACAAGCTGCGCATTTTTCAAACGGAAATCCCCCTGTCCATCCGTGCGGCTGAAACCAGCGCCAAAGGGAAAAGCATCTATGCTCACGATCCTCACGGTCTGGCGGCAAAAGCCTATGAAGCCTTTACGAAGGAGGTGCGGGACATTGGCGAAAAACGACGTGCGAAGCAGCATAAAGCTGGCCTCAGTAGATGA
- a CDS encoding ParB/RepB/Spo0J family partition protein, whose amino-acid sequence MRSSIKLASVDDLFTTEESRAEQQREKVMDIPLSEISDFPDHPFKVKADEAMLEMADSVKQYGVLVPGLVRPKADGGYEMVAGHRRKKASELAGLETMPCIIRELDDDQATIIMVDSNLQRESILPSEKAFAYKMKLDAMKRQAGRPSKENVSQVGTQKRSDQILAEQSGESRNQIQRYIRLTELSPSILEMVDERQIAFNPAVELSYLAEKEQQELYETIQSEDCTPSLAQAQRMKKLSQDGRLNMDVIFSILTEEKPNQKEKFNIQRERIDRFFPSSFTEKQKEDLIVQLLESWYKKRQREQER is encoded by the coding sequence GTGCGAAGCAGCATAAAGCTGGCCTCAGTAGATGACCTGTTCACCACCGAGGAAAGCCGCGCCGAGCAGCAGCGCGAAAAGGTGATGGACATCCCCCTGTCGGAAATCAGTGATTTCCCCGACCACCCTTTTAAGGTGAAAGCGGATGAGGCTATGTTGGAAATGGCGGACAGCGTAAAGCAATACGGCGTTTTAGTCCCCGGCCTTGTGCGGCCCAAAGCGGACGGCGGCTATGAAATGGTGGCCGGACACCGGCGTAAAAAGGCAAGCGAGCTTGCGGGATTGGAAACTATGCCCTGTATCATCCGGGAACTGGACGACGATCAGGCCACCATTATTATGGTTGACAGCAATCTGCAAAGGGAAAGCATCCTGCCGAGTGAGAAAGCTTTTGCCTACAAGATGAAGCTGGATGCCATGAAACGGCAAGCAGGCAGACCAAGCAAAGAAAATGTGTCCCAAGTTGGGACGCAAAAACGTTCAGACCAAATATTAGCTGAACAAAGCGGAGAAAGCAGAAATCAAATCCAGCGATATATCCGCTTAACTGAGCTTAGCCCTTCCATTCTTGAAATGGTGGACGAAAGACAAATTGCCTTTAACCCCGCTGTTGAGCTTTCCTATTTGGCCGAAAAGGAACAGCAGGAGCTTTACGAAACCATACAGTCGGAAGATTGCACCCCGTCCTTGGCCCAGGCGCAACGGATGAAAAAGCTTAGTCAGGACGGCAGGCTGAATATGGATGTCATTTTTTCCATTCTCACCGAGGAAAAGCCGAATCAAAAGGAAAAATTCAATATCCAACGGGAACGCATCGACCGTTTTTTTCCCAGCAGCTTTACGGAAAAGCAAAAAGAGGATTTAATCGTTCAGCTCCTGGAAAGCTGGTATAAAAAACGGCAGCGGGAACAGGAACGCTGA
- the cpaB gene encoding Flp pilus assembly protein CpaB, whose product MELIKNRIFLSVLCLVLAAGVSFLLLPRFYEDKGATVTVLRAAQDIPAGTELAEHHLASVEVGGYGLSEGVLNDKAQLVGKVAQTAIAKGDYFFPQKLGSFLANELLDRLVKNNQRLVTINVPSIAAGLSSHLRAGDAVTVAIFLEKASDGRDTSPQVIIYPELKGLETYSVENARTQDTAEMREQQKSSQSANSDPVPKAVTLIVTEAQAEKLIQAEYTGKLHLIFEKRGADHE is encoded by the coding sequence TTGGAACTAATAAAAAACCGAATCTTTTTAAGCGTCCTTTGCCTTGTCCTGGCGGCGGGCGTTTCTTTTTTGCTCCTGCCGCGCTTCTACGAGGACAAAGGCGCAACGGTCACGGTGCTGCGGGCGGCGCAGGATATCCCGGCTGGAACGGAGCTTGCGGAGCACCACCTTGCAAGCGTGGAGGTAGGCGGCTACGGGCTGTCGGAGGGCGTATTGAACGACAAAGCGCAGCTTGTCGGTAAGGTGGCGCAAACCGCTATTGCCAAGGGAGACTATTTCTTCCCTCAAAAGCTCGGCAGCTTTCTTGCCAACGAGCTGCTTGACCGCCTTGTGAAGAACAACCAGCGCCTTGTTACCATCAACGTTCCCAGCATCGCGGCGGGGCTTTCCTCCCACTTGCGAGCCGGAGATGCTGTTACGGTGGCCATATTCTTAGAAAAGGCGTCCGATGGCCGGGATACCTCCCCGCAGGTCATTATTTATCCTGAATTAAAAGGGCTGGAAACATACAGCGTCGAGAACGCCCGGACCCAGGACACCGCCGAAATGCGGGAGCAGCAAAAGAGCAGCCAATCGGCAAACAGCGATCCGGTTCCCAAGGCCGTGACCCTCATTGTCACCGAAGCCCAGGCGGAAAAACTCATTCAGGCCGAGTACACGGGGAAATTGCATTTAATCTTTGAGAAGCGGGGTGCGGATCATGAGTAA
- a CDS encoding cobalamin biosynthesis protein CobQ, with protein sequence MSKIIAVWGGKHSGKTTFAVNLACALSKRDVLVGLISSNLTYGELQTFFGQEVLPQKGLFEALNAETPNIGENFTAYTESKNLFFLSAPTKYSGLLCDTVAIEDVERMINASALAFDLLIVDGAAEVNNPVSGVGLWLSDTIFTLHRPSIAAKMWYTGVSDFARELHIEEKQIHILRAPNGEFDDQAYRSIMETPFVYEVPHIKRAGELENAGTPLYFFRDRACRCYGKALEQIAGKICGGGKP encoded by the coding sequence ATGAGTAAAATCATTGCCGTATGGGGCGGCAAGCACAGCGGCAAAACCACCTTTGCGGTCAACCTGGCCTGCGCCCTTTCAAAGCGGGATGTGCTCGTCGGTCTCATTTCCTCGAATCTCACCTATGGAGAGCTGCAAACCTTTTTCGGCCAGGAGGTTCTCCCGCAAAAGGGACTGTTTGAAGCACTCAACGCGGAGACCCCCAACATCGGTGAAAATTTCACGGCTTATACGGAGAGCAAAAACCTGTTTTTCCTGTCCGCACCTACCAAATACAGTGGACTGCTTTGCGATACCGTGGCCATTGAGGACGTGGAGCGGATGATCAACGCCTCCGCCCTTGCGTTTGACCTTCTCATTGTGGATGGAGCCGCGGAGGTAAACAATCCGGTATCCGGCGTGGGATTGTGGCTGTCTGACACCATTTTCACCCTGCACAGGCCATCTATCGCGGCTAAGATGTGGTACACGGGTGTTTCAGATTTTGCAAGGGAGCTGCATATCGAAGAGAAGCAAATCCACATCCTGCGCGCTCCCAATGGGGAATTTGACGACCAGGCTTACCGGAGCATCATGGAGACGCCTTTTGTCTATGAAGTGCCCCACATCAAACGCGCCGGTGAGCTGGAAAACGCCGGAACGCCCCTGTATTTCTTCCGTGATCGCGCTTGCAGATGCTACGGCAAGGCGCTGGAGCAAATCGCCGGAAAAATCTGCGGGGGTGGGAAGCCATGA
- a CDS encoding ATPase, T2SS/T4P/T4SS family, translating into MYSEEAEGKLKDLIMRYLNSEQLVAKGLRNISELVDAVYYDMAGMGLLSPYLQDSETEEINVNGFGGVWVLYKDRKIRLNETFSSAEACANIVRKMSRFGGVILDGSKPVGDSFIARGVRMSGAIEPCVDPDAGAIASVRKQKPSYITRENLIEWDTATAEELDFLVMCVNNGVSLAIAGATGSGKTADMGYILSCVPNEKRIVTIEDTRELSLARYDENGAMINDVIHLLTKEAPNEITMLDLLKLSLRLHPEILVPAEMRGKEALTVQEAGRTGHTVVSSLHANSARSAYDRVLTMCLEAGTSLSEERLLKNIVEAFPVLLFKMQLPDKSRKYMEIFEATGIKNGEVAGTTLFKYVVDHYERDGEGRIAKVAGSHRRTGNISPALAEKLLIGGVPQREIRRFSEGGAA; encoded by the coding sequence TTGTACTCAGAGGAAGCCGAAGGGAAGCTTAAAGACCTTATCATGCGCTATCTCAACAGTGAGCAGTTGGTAGCCAAAGGCCTGCGGAACATTTCCGAACTGGTGGACGCCGTTTATTACGACATGGCCGGTATGGGGCTGCTGTCCCCGTACCTGCAGGACAGTGAAACGGAGGAAATCAACGTCAACGGCTTCGGGGGCGTCTGGGTACTGTATAAGGACAGAAAGATACGCTTAAATGAAACCTTCAGCAGCGCGGAAGCCTGCGCCAACATCGTTCGGAAAATGAGCCGGTTTGGCGGCGTTATCCTGGACGGCTCCAAGCCTGTCGGGGACAGCTTCATCGCCCGCGGCGTCCGCATGTCGGGAGCCATTGAACCCTGCGTTGACCCCGACGCCGGGGCGATTGCCTCCGTCCGAAAACAAAAGCCCTCCTACATTACAAGGGAAAACCTCATTGAATGGGACACGGCCACAGCCGAGGAGCTGGACTTTTTGGTTATGTGCGTCAACAACGGCGTATCGCTTGCCATTGCCGGAGCCACCGGCTCCGGGAAAACGGCGGATATGGGCTATATCTTAAGCTGTGTCCCCAATGAAAAACGCATTGTGACCATCGAGGACACCCGTGAACTGTCACTGGCGCGATACGATGAAAACGGCGCAATGATAAACGACGTCATCCACCTTTTGACTAAGGAAGCACCGAACGAGATTACCATGCTGGACCTGTTGAAGCTCTCGCTGCGCCTGCACCCGGAAATCCTGGTGCCTGCGGAAATGCGCGGCAAAGAGGCCCTCACCGTGCAGGAAGCGGGCAGAACAGGCCACACGGTTGTCAGCAGTCTGCACGCCAACAGCGCCAGATCAGCTTATGACCGCGTCCTGACCATGTGCCTGGAGGCCGGAACCTCCCTTTCGGAGGAAAGGCTCCTGAAGAATATTGTGGAAGCCTTCCCGGTGCTGCTGTTCAAAATGCAATTGCCCGACAAGTCCAGAAAGTACATGGAAATCTTTGAAGCCACCGGGATAAAGAACGGTGAAGTTGCCGGAACCACGCTTTTCAAATACGTGGTGGATCATTATGAACGCGACGGCGAGGGCAGAATTGCCAAGGTGGCAGGCAGTCACCGGCGCACGGGGAATATTTCTCCGGCCCTTGCCGAAAAGCTTTTGATCGGCGGTGTGCCGCAAAGGGAGATCCGCCGCTTTTCGGAAGGCGGTGCGGCATGA
- a CDS encoding DUF4320 family protein: MDSSHRGIRGRFSPPLLFPKLLLSKKGSSYFDLMIKTLVVITLMATVISFLSVFTAYLNLNHVCRRVVRVVELEGQVSDRAYDVFYRLKQQTGISPEMAVEDVEYCEDQKIQLRDNFTITMRYSHPFAVLTPSFAPPVEIQIPMKVSITGMSEKYWKLSE; encoded by the coding sequence ATGGACAGCAGTCACCGGGGCATACGGGGGAGATTTTCTCCCCCTTTGCTTTTTCCAAAGCTGCTTTTGAGCAAGAAGGGCAGCAGCTATTTTGACCTGATGATAAAAACGCTGGTGGTTATTACGCTGATGGCAACCGTGATATCCTTTTTAAGCGTCTTTACCGCCTATCTTAATCTAAACCACGTCTGCCGCCGCGTTGTAAGGGTGGTGGAGCTGGAAGGGCAGGTTTCCGACCGGGCCTATGATGTTTTCTACAGGCTCAAACAGCAGACCGGCATTTCGCCGGAGATGGCCGTTGAGGATGTGGAGTATTGCGAGGATCAGAAAATCCAGCTGCGGGATAATTTCACCATTACCATGCGCTACAGCCATCCCTTTGCCGTCCTGACCCCATCCTTTGCGCCTCCGGTGGAAATTCAAATTCCGATGAAAGTCAGCATTACCGGCATGTCCGAAAAATATTGGAAGCTTTCGGAATGA